The segment GATGTTTGTAACATACTGGggccaaaaaagaaaatagggGCATAGCATCTTCAAGGGCAACATGCAGACTATTTTCTTCTAATTCTGGAGgaatgaaaacatttttcatgATCGGAATTGAACCTTGGACATCATACAATCCAATCTTGTGGTTGAATATCATAACCTAAATAGGGAGCCCGGAACCAGAGCTGTTGCATGGTGAACATCAAAGTGAGCAATAATCAAATTGAATTCATTCACAATGTTCAAGTTCATCAAGTTCAAAATGTTCAAGACTCTAACCTTCTAGGGTCATCAGAAGTGCACTCTTGATGAGTTCCAAGAACTCTTCAGAACCTGAAGACATTCAAACGAAACAATAATCAATTCCCAGATGACTCCTATAACACATAGCACTGAGTCTCATACCCACAAATCTCAGCACATAAAGCaaccttttaaaaaaatcttttaaacGAAAATGGAACTGCCAATTGAACTATATCCACTCATTGTTTTTGTTCTAGTTCTTTTGAAACCGTACTCTCATTAATTGCATATAGTTGAGTTCCTTTGGTAAATTTCTATCATCACAATTCACAGGCAAAAGTAATTTCGTACCACTGCAAAGGGAGGAAAGCAAAAATAGAATTCCATGATCTAGATGCAATGAGCAACAGGACTGCACTGACATGCGAGATCTACAGCGGCTACATACATAGGCCACGCCTGCACGCCGTCTCCTCCACCCTTCACATCATCCACTGAACAAATTCAACCCACATGCCAAAATTCTTCCCAAATCACGCGGGGAGGCAGCTGcaagtagtatttttttaattgaacaTCTGCAAGTAGTATTACCTGGAATCTTGTCGATGAAGGATGAGTTGAGCTCGAGGCATGCGTCGGGACGCTGGAACTGGCACACGGCGGCGTCGTCGAATCCGTTGAGCGTGCCGCAGAGCGCGTAGGCCTAGCCCCAACGCTCCAGATCGCAGTGGCTGTTCAAGTAGGCTCAACAGTGGTTGCAGCGCGGGACGTGATCGCCGCCGATGCCCGTGGTCGCGGGCTGGCCGcgctcgtcggcggcggcgaagggcgTCACAGCGACGCCCCACTGGACGGCCATATCTTAAAGTAGGAGACGGGTGGCAGGACACTCGATCTACTATGTATTTTTAGGTagtagagataaagatatgtatATTGTGTTGTGGTTTTCAGTGTCAGAAAATAGAGACTAACAATATCGAGCTAAAAGAGAAAGTAGGAGATTAGAGTAGAACTAATCTAGAGTTTCGCAAGGAAACTTTTAGAATGCTTTAGAGACGCGTCTTGTAACTCATCCATACAATAAAGTGTGGATTTTATAAGTTTTCCTTTGTATTTTTTGTGTTCGTAGTTCTGCGGTAATTTTCAATGAATCATTTGTTCGTTGTGATTCCCTTGGGTTTGATCTATCTAAAATTATCCTAAGTATCAAGGTAACTCTGCCGTAAATTTTTTAGATATTtacatttgatctatttttattttcatcatAGTCTGTTTACGAATTTCATATCTTCAAATTCAGAGATTTGATTGACTTGATTCTTATGGAAATAATTTCGTATGATTGGCTATTTTCTAACGGTTGGATCTTTCTTACTATTGCTTTTAGTGATGTGATGGTTGTCTTTCTTGAACTAAATTTTACgaataaattaaatatttgattaggatgatttaaatttttaattgttCCAACCTCGGCTCGGGGTCTGTGAAATAGAATTTAGcttccacaatcattcacccgGTTTAATTAGATAATTTACACATATACGATCCTACACTACTTCACTGGAGTTTGTATACAGTAATACAGGTCGTGTATTCTATCAAAAACGGTCCGAAAAAGAAGCCTACAAATATAGGCCCAACAGTGCTCTGGATATAATTATTATATGGTAAACTGGGCTCCTCTGTCTTTTTTATAAAGTAGGCCGTATCTTAACCGGGCCAGACGaatacttttttcttttttggggaCAATTAAGCCCGATAAGGCCCATACATTTGTGGTTGGTGGGCTTTGTGCTATTGACTCGGCCCGATCCCTACTCCTCTCAATAGAGAAGTAATTGGAACTGTTCAGAATGCACATAAatctcagagagagagagagagagagagagaagtaaTTGGCATTTTGGCAGCTAAAACTGACAATTTTTCTATCGAGCAGGATTTAGCATTTTTCAAAAGATGCTTAGTATGGCGGCTCGATCGTTCATTTCACAAAGAGaaagtacaaaaataaatcgCCATGAGTTTAAAATGTCCATGGATTATTTAtttctaaaaacaaaaaatagcgAGGGATTACATTATTTCAGGGCTAGTCCTATAGGATCCAGTACTTTCAAATGCTGCTTATTTTTGGGATCCCTTTCCCCTCTTTATTTGATATCAACTCTATCTTTCAGGGACACAAGGCTAATCGCCCTCCAGTTTCTACATAAAAAATGATAAACTAATCAAGCAATACTGTGAGGATCTAACTTGATCACATGGATCATCAGCCTATGCATGTTCGTATGTTCTTGTTGtctttttttcagaaaaataaatGTCTTTATTCTGGCCTCTGCATTCAACCATTAATTATTAAAAAGTACAGCAGTAGCTGTGAATAAAGAACTAACAAATAGGCTGAACTTTTAAAAGTAAATTTGGTGACAATCAAACTTAAATACAAAACATATTAGTAAACATCCACCCATACATGATGAAAAACTGCATAAAAGTTGTTTTCAAGATACGGCATGCCACTTTCATTGTTTCCCTCGCTTGCTCTTGTTATCTTGAGGGCAATAATGTCCCCTTCCCCTGCTGCGCGCGAGTTCCGATTCAAATCTGACAGGACCAATGGAATCGTCTGCATGCCACCACGCAGAAGGATCACCGTTAATCATTGCTCCAATCCATACCAGATCAACCACAAAGCTCTCACCATGCAGATCCGTTCTAGAGGCAGTAGCAGGCTCAGGGATTAGCCGTTGCAGTCTTCCTCTAATGATGGGGCGCAGTGTACTCGCAGGTCTTTTGAGGCCAAGGCTTTCTTCCATTCCACGCACCATCGGCTctcggctctctctctctctctctctctctctctctctctctctctctctctctctctctacgcACACTCATTTCACAGTAACTAAGCTTCTAGACTCGTTTGACCGCATTACATATGATTTCTGAAATTTAACGACCAAATTTAATCTGCATAAATTGGCTCATTGCACAGTTACTAATGAAGCAGATTTAGACTCGTTTGACCGCGCTGTAATTGTGCTAAAGATTAACACATGGCAGGCACCAATCTTACACCTCGGAAACCACATATATTTCGGGTGAAATGCAAGTTCAGAGCGCCGATTTGTTCTGTGTGAACTGAACCAGTCCTGGCTCTGTTGATGCCATGTTCAGAAGAGGGACAGTTTCCAGATGGTACAAATGTTAGTTTAGACCTTCCAAGCATGTATTCTCCAGATGGTACATTTGTACTCCTAAACAATTTACATTTTGCTGAAACAGGACATTACATGATTTTATCCATTATGTTTAGGACAAACAGAGGAAGAGAGGAACAGGTGCTGATCACATGGTCCTAGTCAGGATTGGGACTTGGGAGCATGATTGCTGGCTGCCCATGCCATGAAATGGATTTCAGGCTTTCCTCCTTGGCATTTGTGGCCTTGTTTGTTTTTCCATTCACCTCCACCAGCTAGCATTAGGAAATAAAAAGGGCCATTGAGGGCACTAATACTAAACTAATCATGGAGCAGTGCAGCCTAAAGTGACCACAGTTTCAAGCACCTTCCCCTCATTCCAGCAATCCtttcccttctccctcccaaAAAAGTTTTAGAAAGGAAggaaatagatatatatatagatcaTGCCTTGTCCTCCAACGGATGCAAATGCAGCCAAGAAGATGAGCAGAGGAGCTGGGAAGAAGCCATCTCAGTCCTTCTGGATGGCCATGGGGTTCTACCCTTCTTCCACCTGCAAGAACAGAAGCCAGCCAGCAGCAGGTGAAGGcaagaacagcagcagcagcagcaagaagaagaggagcaTCAGCATCACCCGGAGCATGACGTGCGCGGGATCCATCTGCAGCACCAAGGAGAGCTCGGTGATGAGCCGGGGCGGCCGCAGCGCCTCGAGCAGGTCGCTCAAAGCTCCTGACGTCGATGCCGTgtacgccgccgccgcagccatcTCTGCGACGTCGTCGTTCAACTCGGAGACCACGGCGGCGACCACGGTCACGTCGTCGTCCTCGCCGTTATCGTCCGCACTCTCGTCGCCGCTGTCGTCGTTCGGGGGCTCCTTCAGGGGGGTGCAGATCAGGAAGCTCTCCGGCTGCTACGAGTGCCACTCGGTCTtcgaccccaggagcctcggCACCGCCGCCTTCCCCTGCGTCGACTGCGATGAGGTGTTCGCGAAGGCCGAGTCCCTCGAGCAGCACAGAGCAACCAAGCATGCAGGTATCTCCTCAAAAAGccaaaaaagagaaggaaaaaaacatcATCTTGCATAGTTCGAAGCTTCACATTCTTGAACATTTTCTTCATGTAAAATGTATGCAATTAACGATGCAAATCTTATGGTGCCATGGGTGATGGCAATGCCAGTTTCAGAGCTGGGCCCGGAGGACACAAGCAGGAACATCGTGGAGATCATCTTCCAGTCTAGCTGGCTGAGGAAGCAGGCTCCGGTGTGCAAGATCGAACGGATACTCAAGGTGCAGAGCAACGACAGGACCGTGACGAGGTTCGAGCAGTACAAGGAGAGCATCAAGGAGAGGGCGAGCAATGAAGAAGGCAAGAAGAACCCCAGGTGCGTCGCTGACGGCAACGAGCTCCTCAGGTTCCACTGCACCACGTTCACCTGCGCCCTCGGCCTCGCCGGAGGCACCGCCGCGTGCCAGGGCCCGTCGGCGCAGTGCAAGCTGTGCGGCATCATCAGGGACGGTTTCAGGTACTTACAGTAAACATTCAGATATCCGAGCTACGTTTCTCAGACGtaacaaaaaatagttttatgaaAATAGTTGCTTgacaataaaatatatatatcatcaGGGTCGATGGCGATGGGAAGATTGCGACAATGGCGACGAGCGGGCGGGCGCACGACATGGCGCAGGTGTCGTCGGACGGCGAGAAGAGGGCAATGCTGGTGTGCAGGGTGGTTGCCGGGAGGGTGAAGAGGGTCAGTGATTCAAGATCTTCAGAGGAGTGCGACTCTGAATGTGACTCGGTCAGTTCCTGCTTAGAGGGGACCTACTCAGATTTGGATGAGCTGTTTGTGTTCAATCCTAGAGCTATATTGCCCTGCTTTGTAGTCATATACAGTGGATATTAAATCATAACCACTAATGTAACTTAATTAGTTAATTTTGCTAGTACTACTTTGCTCTATTTCACTCTGCTGTTGCTTCTTCAATCCTTTCCTGTTCAACAGTTCATAGTGCAAATTTTCTGGCTGTCAATCCTTCCTAGTTTCTCTGCAGGTTGACCGGCATATCATGATATTAATCACATAAAACATCAAGAATAATTCATAAAAGTTTTCAAAACAAAGCATGTACAGGCACAACATGACACATGACTACATGAGAATAAGTTCACGCACTACACACAAAAAAACTGCTGACTTGTGCCAGCTCCCAAGATCTAACAAAGCCAATATCAACATCAGTTTGTCCTCATATGCAGAGCTTAGATCAGATGCTCACCTACATAAGCATTTGAGCTGCTTCTTGCTCCATAAGCATTTGAGCTGCTTCCAAGAAGCAGCTAGACAAGAGGTTAACAACAAGCAGACACTTTGGAAGAAGCAATGAACTGCAAATCTTATATTCCCATGGAGATGCTACCATCCGCTACATCTAACTCAACGtactactccctccggtcaaaaATATATTACGTTTTTGATTTTTCACGATCTTCGAGGtgcaactttgaccactattttttattagaatatagttataatatctattaaaaatatattattataaaaatatttttcaaaacaaatatatacgtatgatttttatgtttccaaattaaatattttgaaagctatttaTGATCAAAATTATAAAAGTTTGATCGGATCTTAATCAAAACTGTTTATCTATGACAGGAGGGGTATAGTACTGATCCCTAGCAAGTGCTACTTCTTATGAACCTCAATAACCAGTAGATGTGATGGTGATTGTACCGTATTTTAATCCACAATATGCTGAGGTTGTCTGCTTGTGCACAACATGATCTACAAGCTATTCTAGCCAAACAGATCATAGGTTCAGGATTGTTTGTTAACCGTTGTTAATCTAGTATTCCCATGGCATGTTCTGTCTGTCCATAACAAAACAGGACAAACATCAAGAGCCAATAACAGCGAAGAGTGTCATCGGCAGAGTCTAAAAGATCTGTTCTCAAGTTGCCTGTTTTATTCCATTGGATACTGCAAACGACGTGCTTAGAGCGCTGTCTTGATGGGGgtgtatatcaagattcaaCCTGAAAATAATAAACGGGCACCAAATTTATATCCTAGTGGCTACCTATCTGCAGTTTGGAATGTGCTGGACCTGCAGGTAGCGGGATGCAAACCATGTGGTACTTAGCTGTCTCAGAAAATTGGTTAAAATCATCAGGCCAGTTTAATCCTTTGAATAATCTTGCCCTAAGAAAGTTTCGtcacaacaataacaacatttCAGAACCAACCTTTTCATTACAAAATTTATCACAAAATGCCTACTTACTTATGGTGAATGTGAAATGCCCATCAACTAGATAAATGAGAATATGTTCATTGGGGCCAGACCATCATAATGCTCATATCGCAATATATTCCATTTCAGCTGTTCATGTTTTGGGGGAGAGATTCCATTTCGGAAGTTTATGAGGATAGAGACGTACTTTCATATTGAAACAAATATAACATAACTTGTACATTAACAATTTATATTAGTTTCGATTTTGCTTCAGTCAAGGAGCTAAGTAGTACGCTACTCATTTGAAACATCTAGATATAACAAACATAAAGAATCTATTATGAGTCATGATGATATCTAGTGCAAAAGATAAGAAACTAACAGAAACAGCAACAAAAAAGTTACAAGACGCTTATTTCTAAATTATTGGTTCATGATTATCAATGGCTAACATTTAACCAGATGACTATAACACCTTCATTTTGATAAATACCACAGAAAGTTACAATACCACAGAAAATAGAATAGCAACCTTCTGCAGCAGGTAACATGTATTTGCAACCAACATTACCGATCAACAGTCAATAATCATGATTTAACATAAACTCCTTACCTCCTGGGTAGCAAGTGGTGTACCAAAAAGATGTTTTTGAGGCAAAATACCACAAAGAGCTCAAGGACCACACCTTTTGCAAAAAGCCATGCCATACAACTGGACTGTGTAAGCTAACCAATCAACTGACAATAAATTCCATTCTATCTATACCTTTGCTTACTTCGATATATCTAGGATCATAAACATGTAATGTAAGATAATGATTCACAGTTGTAAATTTCGAAGAAACACATACCGAAGATTTTATTTACAGAGGATAGGCAACTAGAATGTATCAACAgtctattatattttttttataactcCCAGCTCATGCTAGTGCAAACACCAAAGCATAGCATCTCAAATGCAAACAA is part of the Phragmites australis chromosome 12, lpPhrAust1.1, whole genome shotgun sequence genome and harbors:
- the LOC133887209 gene encoding uncharacterized protein LOC133887209: MPCPPTDANAAKKMSRGAGKKPSQSFWMAMGFYPSSTCKNRSQPAAGEGKNSSSSSKKKRSISITRSMTCAGSICSTKESSVMSRGGRSASSRSLKAPDVDAVYAAAAAISATSSFNSETTAATTVTSSSSPLSSALSSPLSSFGGSFRGVQIRKLSGCYECHSVFDPRSLGTAAFPCVDCDEVFAKAESLEQHRATKHAVSELGPEDTSRNIVEIIFQSSWLRKQAPVCKIERILKVQSNDRTVTRFEQYKESIKERASNEEGKKNPRCVADGNELLRFHCTTFTCALGLAGGTAACQGPSAQCKLCGIIRDGFRVDGDGKIATMATSGRAHDMAQVSSDGEKRAMLVCRVVAGRVKRVSDSRSSEECDSECDSVSSCLEGTYSDLDELFVFNPRAILPCFVVIYSGY